From Calonectris borealis chromosome 7, bCalBor7.hap1.2, whole genome shotgun sequence, one genomic window encodes:
- the C7H10orf105 gene encoding uncharacterized protein C10orf105 homolog encodes MSTEDAGNGTSPTPPFLGLLVSTTELVPPITASPEKADPLAVIIALVCIFLLLATFLIFVTLCKPAAPDQSRSGPRECMPHHPADTSEPQLRLWKRLGSLRCSINTFRRSRPVSQSQLACPRSSPARQDWDIVESTKM; translated from the coding sequence ATGAGCACAGAGGATGCTGGCAACGGGACCTCTCCCACCCCACCTTTCCTTGGGCTTCTGGTTTCAACCACCGAGCTGGTCCCACCCATTACCGCATCCCCCGAGAAGGCAGACCCGCTGGCTGTCATCATCGCGCTCGTCtgcatcttcctcctcctggcgACCTTCCTCATCTTTGTCACCCTCTGCAAGCCGGCGGCGCCGGACCAGTCCCGCTCCGGGCCCCGCGAGTGCATGCCCCATCACCCGGCGGATACCAGTGAGCCCCAGCTGAGGCTCTGGAAGCGGCTGGGCTCCCTGCGATGCTCCATCAACACCTTCAGGAGGAGTCGGCCGGTGTCCCAGAGCCAGCTCGCCTGCCCCAGGAGCTCCCCCGCCAGGCAGGACTGGGACATCGTGGAGTCCACCAAAATGTGA
- the VSIR gene encoding V-type immunoglobulin domain-containing suppressor of T-cell activation has product MEATSPRPGLLLAALCLLASHGGPAAFLITTPYSLCVCPEGQNVTLTCRISGPLADRHDLLYKTWYFSSNGDQSCSEKKHIRNVTEKELHHDPGRHHEPLGNGTQKSPLGGQASHHGVEFVPDHHGAFHIVVMNLTLQDSGNYCCYAVEARREHGKPHTLQVAHGFVELQIQQGRGGLQNCTFHTTTSKDITAAALATGACIVGILCLPLILLLIYKQRQAVSSRRAHELVRMESSAQGIENPVFEAVPSAEPRPRPQLSYMASRQPSESGRHLLSEPGTPLSPLGPGDCFFPTLDPVPDSPNSLKA; this is encoded by the exons GAGGACCGGCAGCTTTCCTGATCACCACCCCGTACTCGCTCTGCGTCTGCCCCGAGGGCCAGAATGTCACCCTGACCTGCCGGATCAGCGGTCCCCTCGCCGACCGCCACGACCTCCTCTACAAAACCTGGTACTTCAGCAGCAACGGCGACCAGAGCTGCTCCGAGAAGAAGCACATCCGCAACGTCACCGAGAAGGAGCTGCACCACGACCCGGGCAGGCACCACGAGCCGCTGGGCAACGGCACCCAAAAATCCCCCCTTGGGGGACAAGCCAGCCATCACGGGGTGGAGTTTGTCCCCGACCACCACGGTGCCTTTCACATCGTGGTGATGAACCTGACGCTGCAGGACAGCGGGAATTACTGCTGCTACGCCGTGGAGGCCAGGCGGGAGCACGGCAAGCCCCACACCTTGCAGGTCGCTCACGGCTTCGTGGAGCTCCAGATCCAGCAAG gcagaggagggcttcAAAACTGCACGTTTCACACCACCACGAGCaaag ATATCACAGCCGCCGCGCTGGCAACGGGCGCCTGCATCGTGGGCATCCTCTGCCTGCCCCTCATCTTGCTCCTGATTTACAAGCAGAGACAAGCCGTCAGCAGCAGAC GTGCCCATGAGCTCGTCAGAATGGAGAG CAGCGCCCAGGGCATCGAAAACCCTGTCTTTGAGGCGGTCCCCTCGGCGGAGCCGCGGCCCCGACCCCAGCTCTCCTACATGGCCAGCCGGCAGCCCTCTGAGTCCGGCCGGCACCTGCTCTCCGAGCCTGGCACCCCCCTGTCACCCCTCGGCCCTGGGGACTGCTTCTTCCCGACTCTGG ATCCTGTTCCCGACTCACCAAATTCCTTGAAAGCCTAA